The Xanthomonas rydalmerensis genomic interval CCAGCGGCTGCAGGCCGCGGGCCTCGGCCGCAGCGGCCAGCGCGCGTGCGGAGGCGGGAGCGATCGTGCTGCTGTCGATGAGCAGCGCGCCTGCGGGAATGTGCGCGAGCAGCCCCTGCGCACCGAGGAACAGGTCTTCGACGTGGCGGCTGGCCGGCAGCATCGAGATCACCACCTCGGCCTCGGCGACCGCGGCCACCGCGCTGTCGGCCGCATGCGCGCCAGCGGCGGCGGCAGCCGCGAGGGCGGTGGGGTTGAGGTCGAACACGCGGACCACGTGCCCGGCCTTGACCAGGTTGACGGCCATCGGGCCGCCCATGTTGCCCAAACCGATGAAGGCGATCCGGCTCATGCGCGGGTCTCCGTGTGGCGGCCGAGATCGGCCAGGGGGTGGGCCTGCGGCGGCCAGGGCGCGTGGAAGAAATCGTGCGCCCACGCGGCGGACGCGGCCTCGAGCGTGGCCGGCTGCCAGTGCGGGGCGCGGTCCTTGTCGATCAGCAGCGCGCGGATGCCTTCGGCGAAATCGCCATGCGCGGCGCAGTGCAAGGCGACGGTGTACTCCAGCCGGAACACCTCGGCCAACGACAGCGATGCGGCGCGCTGCTGCAGCTCGAAGGCCAGCCGTGCCGAGCCTGGCGCGCCGGCCGCCAACGTCGCCTGCGCCGTCGCGATCCACGGATCGGTGGCGTCGAGGCCGGCGATCGCCGCCACCGCCGCGTCCAGCGTGGAATGCGCGCAGGCGTCGGCGATCGCGGCGGCGTGCCGTTGCAACGGGCCGGCCGGCGCAGGCGTGGCGAAGCGGGCCAGCAGCGCGTCCAGCGCGTGCGAGGTGTCGTGCGCGGCGGCCGGCCAGGCCGTCGCCTGCAGGGCGGCCAGCACCTCCGCGCGCGCCGCCTCCGGCACGTGCACATCGGCCATGCCGGCATAGATCGCATCGCCGGCGCCCAGCGGCGCGCCGGTCAAGGCAAGGAACAGGCCCGCATGCGCCGGCACCCGCGACAGCAGCCAGCTGCCGCCGACGTCGGGAAACAGGCCAACCGTGATCTCGGGGAAGGCGAGCCGGGACCGTTCGCCGACCACGCGGTGGCTGGCGCCCGCCATCAGCCCGATCCCGCCGCCCATCACGATGCCGTGGCCCCAGCACAGCACCGGCTTGGGGAAGGTATGGATGCGGTAGTCGAGGCGGTACTCGGTTTCGAAGAAGGCCTCGGCATGCGCATCGCCGCGCGGGTCCGCCTGCGCGTCAACGCCGCGCGCCGCACGCTCGCGCATTCCGCGATACAGGCCATGCAGATCGCCGCCGGCGCAGAACGCCTTCTCGCCCGCGCCCTGCAACACCACCAGCGCCACCGTCGCGTCCTGCGCCCACTGCGTCAGCTGCGCATCCAGCAGGCGCGCCATCTCCAGCGACAGGCCGTTGAGCGTGCGCAGCGCGTTGAGCGTGGCGATGCCGATGCGGCGGCCGTCGCCAGCGGCACGTGTCTCGAACAGCACCGCGGCGGCGTCGGTGGCGAGCGCGCTCACGCGTTCCTCCATACAGGCGCACGCTTGCCGAGGAAGGCGTTGACGCCCTCGGCCTGGTCGGCGCTGTCGAACAGATCCACGAACGCCTCGCGCTCGCTGATCAGCGCGCTCGCATGCGACTGCATGCGGGTGGCCTGCACCAGGCGCTTGGCCGCGGCCACGCTGATCGGACTCTGCCGCGCCGCCTTGGCCGCCCAGTCCAGCGCGCGCGCCAGCGCCTGTCCGCTCGGCACGACTTCCTCGACCAGGCCGATCCGCAGCGCGGTCTCGGCATCGACCCGTTCGCCGAGCAGGATCATGCGCTTGGCCCAGCCTTCGCCGACCAGCCGCGGCAGGTTCTGGGTGCCGCCGGCGCAGGGCAGGAGGCCGACCGTCGCTTCGGGCAAGGCCATCTGCGCCTGCGCCTCGGCGATGCGCAGGTCGCAGGCCAACGCCGCTTCGAGCCCGCCGCCCATCGCATAGCCGTTGATCGCGGCGATGCTGACGCCGCGGAATCCGCTCAGCGCCTCGAAGGCCTCGCCGAAGCGGCGGGCCGCTTCGCGCGCCAGCGCCTTGTCGCCGTCGGCGAACTGCTTGAGGTCGGCACCGGCGCTGAAGAACTTCTCGCCGGCGCCCACGAGCACCAGCGCATAGATGTCGCGATCGGCGTCCAGCGCGTCGACCAGCTCGCGCAGCGCACGCAGACTGTGCACGGTCCAGGTGTTGGCCGGCGGATTGGACAGGGTGACCACGGCAGTGTGGCCGTCGATCTGCAGGGCCAGCCCGGTCCAGTCCCGGCGGCGGTAGGAGGTGTCGGCGGCGCTCATCGCAATTCCTCTTCGGTGTTCAACAGGTGGCGCGCGACGATCACGCGCATGATTTCGTTGGTGCCTTCCAGGATCTGGTGCACCCGGCTGTCGCGCAGCAGGCGTTCGACCGGGTACTCGCGGATGTAGCCGTAGCCACCGTGCAGCTGCAGCGCGTCGTTGCAGATCGAAAAGCCGGCATCGGTGGCGAAGCGCTTGGCCATCGCGCACCACACCGTCGCATCGCGCGCGCCGGCGTCGAGCTTGCGTGCGGCGGTGTGCACCATCTGCCGCGCGGCGACCAGCTGCGTGGCCATGTCGGCCAGGGTGAACTGCAGGGCCTGGAATTCGGCGAGCTTCTTGCCGAACTGGCGGCGCTCGCCCAGGTAGCGCCGCGCCGCATCCAGCGCGCCCTGCCCCGCCCCCAGCGAGCACGCAGCGATGTTGAGGCGGCCGCCGTCGAGGCCGCGCATCGCGATGCGGAAGCCCTCGCCTTCCTCGCCCAGGCGATGCGCGAGCGGCACGCGCACGCCGTCGAAACTCACCGCGCGGGTCGGCTGGCTGTGCCAGCCCAGCTTGTCCTCGTTGCGCCCATAGGCGATGCCCGCCGCATCGGCCGGCACCGCGAAGGCGCTGATGCCGCGCGGGCCGTCCTCGCCGGTGCGTGCCATCACCACCAGCAGGTCGGTCGCGCCGGCGCCGGAAATGAACGCCTTGCTGCCGTCGATGCGGTAGCCGTCGCCATCGCGCACCGCCCGGGTCTTCAGCGCGGCCGCGTCGGAGCCTGCGCCGGGTTCGGTCAGGCAGTACGAGGCGAGCTTGGCGCCACTGGCCAACGCCGCGCCCCAGTCCCTGCACACGGCCGGCGTGGCGAAACGGGTCAGCATCCAGGTGGCCATGTTGTGGATGCTGATGAAGGCCGCGGTGGACGGATCGACCGCGGCCAGTTCCTCGAACACGATCGCCGCATCCAGGCGCGACAGCCCGCTGCCGCCGGCGTGCTCGTCCACGTACAGGCCGCAGAAGCCGAGTTCGCCGGCCTTGCCGATCGCCTCGCGCGGAAAGATCCCGTCCGCGTCCCAGCGCGCCGCGTGCGGCGCCAGTTCGGCCTGGGCGAAGCCGCGCGCGGCCTCGCGATAGGCGCGCTGCGCCTCGTCCAGCCCGACATCGGCCGACTGCTCCAGCGGCCACTGCATCGCCGCGGCCATCACGACAGGCGGATCGTGGTGTTGACGCCCTGCCCGGCGCCGGCATCGTCGAACCAGCGCGCAGTGACGGTCTTGGTCTGCGTGTAGAACTGCACCGCCTGCTTGCCGTAGGGGCCGAGGTCGCCGAGCTTGGAGGCGCGCGAACCGGTGAACGAGAACAGCGGCACTGGCACCGGGATCGGCACGTTGATGCCGACCTGGCCGACGTCGATCTCCTCCTGGAACTTGCGTGCGGCGGCGCCGGACTGGGTGAACAGCGCCGTGCCGTTGCCGTTCGGATTGGCGTTGACCAGGGCGATCGCGTCCTCCAGCGTGGCCGCCTCCAGGATCACCAGCACCGGGCCGAAGATCTCCTCGTCGTAGATGCGCATGCCCGGCGCGACCCCGGAGAAGATCGTCGGGCCGACGAAGTTGCCATGAGCGAATCCGGGCACCGTCGGGTTGCGTCCGTCCAGTTCCAGCGTCGCGCCCTCGGCGATGCCGGTGGCGATCAGCGCTTCGATGCGCTCGCGCGCACTGCGCGAGATCACCGGCCCCAGATCGGTGCCGGGTTCGCTGCCGGCGTTGACCTTCAGCGTCTGCGCCTTGGCCACCAGCGCCGGAATCCACTGCCGCGCCTCGCCGACCAGCACCAGCGTCGAAGCGGCCATGCAGCGCTGGCCGGCGGCGCCGAAGGCCGCCCCCACCAACGCGTCGAGGGTCTGCTCGCGCGCCGCATCCGGCAACACCACCGCATGGTTCTTCGCGCCCATCATGCATTGCACGCGTTTGCCGGCCAGCGCCGCACGCCGGTAGACGTGGGTGCCGACCTTGGTGGAGCCGACGAACGACAGCGCCTTGATGTCGGCGTGGTCGCACAGCGCATCGACCACCTCGGCGCCGCCATGCACGACGTTCAGCACGCCCTTGGGCACGCCCGCCTGCACCGCCAGTTCGACCAGGCGCATGGTCACCAGCGGATCCTGCTCGGATGGCTTGAGCACGAAGGTGTTGCCGGTGGCGATGGCCATCGGGAACATCCACAGCGGGATCATCGCCGGGAAGTTGAACGGGGTGATGCCGGCGCACACGCCCAACGGCTGCAAGAGCGTGTAGGTATCCACGCCGTTGGCGACGTTGTTGGCCAGTTCGCCGAGCTGCAGGTTGCCGATCGCCGCGGCCTGTTCCACCACTTCCAGGCCGCGGAACACGTCGCCTTCCGCGTCCGCCAGGGTCTTGCCCTGCTCGCGGGTGAGGATCGCCGCCAGCTCGCCCATGTGCGCACGGATCAGCTGCTGATAGGCCAGGAAGATCCGCGCACGGGTACCGATCGGCGTCTTGCGCCAACTCGCGAATGCGCGTTGCGCGGCGGCCACGGCGGCATCCACTTCCGCGGCCGTGGCGAACGGCACGCGCGCGAGCACGTCCTGGGTCGCCGGATCGACGACCTCGCGCCATTGGCTGCTGCTGGATTCGACGAACGCGCCGTCGATCAAGAGCTTGACGGTCGCCACGTCGGCGCCGGTCCGGGTCATCTGGTTCACGGGTCCTGTCTCCTCATCGCATCACCACCGGGCGGGCGGCGATGGACAGGACAAGCGAACGCGCGGCGCAAGGGCCCCGACGTCGTTCCGCTCGTCAGGTTGCCCACCGCAACACCCGAGAAAGAACGTCGCAGGACGTCCACGTCAGGCCGGTCTCCGGGCTTGCGAGCAATGCGCGACCGCATCACCCCGACACCTTCCCGCTTGCGCAGTGGTCTGTTGTCGGGTGTTCTCGCCTACCGTTGCGGGGGCAGCGCCGGCATCGGACCGGCTTCCCGTTTCACCCGGTGCGTCTTGCGACGACCAGGCACCTGAAGCGTGGCCAGTGTAGTCGCGCCGCGGCGACAGCAACACGCTGCAGCGCAGCGCGCGGTGTTGGCGTCGGCAAGCAGCGCGCCATTACCGACCGCGCACAGCCGCGTTCGCCTCAGCAGGCGGCGCGTATCACCAGCATGCACAGCGCCGCAGCGGCGACACCGGATTCCCTGCAGCGATCAACCGAATGCGCTGCAGTGATCACGG includes:
- a CDS encoding enoyl-CoA hydratase/isomerase family protein translates to MEERVSALATDAAAVLFETRAAGDGRRIGIATLNALRTLNGLSLEMARLLDAQLTQWAQDATVALVVLQGAGEKAFCAGGDLHGLYRGMRERAARGVDAQADPRGDAHAEAFFETEYRLDYRIHTFPKPVLCWGHGIVMGGGIGLMAGASHRVVGERSRLAFPEITVGLFPDVGGSWLLSRVPAHAGLFLALTGAPLGAGDAIYAGMADVHVPEAARAEVLAALQATAWPAAAHDTSHALDALLARFATPAPAGPLQRHAAAIADACAHSTLDAAVAAIAGLDATDPWIATAQATLAAGAPGSARLAFELQQRAASLSLAEVFRLEYTVALHCAAHGDFAEGIRALLIDKDRAPHWQPATLEAASAAWAHDFFHAPWPPQAHPLADLGRHTETRA
- a CDS encoding enoyl-CoA hydratase, whose protein sequence is MSAADTSYRRRDWTGLALQIDGHTAVVTLSNPPANTWTVHSLRALRELVDALDADRDIYALVLVGAGEKFFSAGADLKQFADGDKALAREAARRFGEAFEALSGFRGVSIAAINGYAMGGGLEAALACDLRIAEAQAQMALPEATVGLLPCAGGTQNLPRLVGEGWAKRMILLGERVDAETALRIGLVEEVVPSGQALARALDWAAKAARQSPISVAAAKRLVQATRMQSHASALISEREAFVDLFDSADQAEGVNAFLGKRAPVWRNA
- a CDS encoding acyl-CoA dehydrogenase family protein, whose protein sequence is MAAAMQWPLEQSADVGLDEAQRAYREAARGFAQAELAPHAARWDADGIFPREAIGKAGELGFCGLYVDEHAGGSGLSRLDAAIVFEELAAVDPSTAAFISIHNMATWMLTRFATPAVCRDWGAALASGAKLASYCLTEPGAGSDAAALKTRAVRDGDGYRIDGSKAFISGAGATDLLVVMARTGEDGPRGISAFAVPADAAGIAYGRNEDKLGWHSQPTRAVSFDGVRVPLAHRLGEEGEGFRIAMRGLDGGRLNIAACSLGAGQGALDAARRYLGERRQFGKKLAEFQALQFTLADMATQLVAARQMVHTAARKLDAGARDATVWCAMAKRFATDAGFSICNDALQLHGGYGYIREYPVERLLRDSRVHQILEGTNEIMRVIVARHLLNTEEELR
- a CDS encoding CoA-acylating methylmalonate-semialdehyde dehydrogenase, giving the protein MTRTGADVATVKLLIDGAFVESSSSQWREVVDPATQDVLARVPFATAAEVDAAVAAAQRAFASWRKTPIGTRARIFLAYQQLIRAHMGELAAILTREQGKTLADAEGDVFRGLEVVEQAAAIGNLQLGELANNVANGVDTYTLLQPLGVCAGITPFNFPAMIPLWMFPMAIATGNTFVLKPSEQDPLVTMRLVELAVQAGVPKGVLNVVHGGAEVVDALCDHADIKALSFVGSTKVGTHVYRRAALAGKRVQCMMGAKNHAVVLPDAAREQTLDALVGAAFGAAGQRCMAASTLVLVGEARQWIPALVAKAQTLKVNAGSEPGTDLGPVISRSARERIEALIATGIAEGATLELDGRNPTVPGFAHGNFVGPTIFSGVAPGMRIYDEEIFGPVLVILEAATLEDAIALVNANPNGNGTALFTQSGAAARKFQEEIDVGQVGINVPIPVPVPLFSFTGSRASKLGDLGPYGKQAVQFYTQTKTVTARWFDDAGAGQGVNTTIRLS